From a region of the Mercurialis annua linkage group LG1-X, ddMerAnnu1.2, whole genome shotgun sequence genome:
- the LOC126681573 gene encoding chitinase 2-like, giving the protein MKISKLLITLLTLQLAIFPCIQAAAPANSNLFREYIGAEFNNIKFSDVPVNPNVDFHFILSFAIDYDTSASPSPTNGQFNIFWDSDNLSPSQVSSIKNQYSNVRVALSLGGDSVQGGFAYFNPSSVDSWVSNAVSSLTKIIKQYDLDGIDIDYEHFQADPDVFAECIGKLVTTLKNNGVISFASIAPFDDDQVQTHYQALWKKYGNEIDYVNFQFYAYDKGTTVAQFLDYFETQSSNYDGGKVLVSFISDGSGGLAPNNGFFTACSRLKSQKKLHGIFIWSADDSMANGFRYEKQSQALLAVRH; this is encoded by the coding sequence atgaaaatctccAAGCTTTTAATCACTCTTCTCACTCTTCAATTAGCCATTTTCCCCTGCATCCAAGCAGCGGCTCCGGCAAATTCAAATCTGTTCAGAGAATACATAGGAGCAGAGTTCAACAACATCAAATTCAGCGACGTTCCTGTAAACCCTAATGTCGATTTTCACTTCATTCTCTCCTTCGCCATAGATTACGACACGTCAGCTTCTCCGTCTCCGACCAACGGACAGTTCAACATCTTTTGGGATTCTGATAATCTCAGCCCCTCTCAGGTTTCATCTATCAAGAACCAGTATTCCAATGTCCGAGTCGCTTTAAGTCTCGGGGGCGATAGCGTGCAAGGCGGATTCGCTTACTTCAACCCCTCGTCCGTAGATTCTTGGGTATCGAATGCGGTTTCTTCGCTTACGAAAATCATCAAGCAGTATGATCTAGACGGAATTGATATCGATTATGAACATTTTCAGGCGGATCCTGACGTTTTTGCAGAATGCATCGGAAAGCTTGTGACAACTCTGAAGAACAATGGGGTTATTTCTTTCGCTTCTATTGCTCCATTCGATGACGATCAAGTGCAAACACATTATCAGGCTTTATGGAAGAAGTACGGAAATGAAATAGATTatgtaaattttcaattttatgcttATGATAAGGGAACAACAGTGGCTCAGTTTTTGGATTATTTTGAGACTCAAAGCTCGAATTATGATGGAGGAAAGGTTTTGGTAAGCTTTATTAGCGACGGAAGTGGCGGATTAGCGCCGAATAACGGGTTTTTTACAGCTTGCAGCAGGCTTAAGAGTCAGAAGAAATTACATGGTATCTTTATTTGGTCTGCTGATGACTCTATGGCTAATGGTTTTCGGTATGAGAAGCAATCACAGGCTCTGTTAGCAGTGAGACATTAG
- the LOC126681562 gene encoding chitinase 2-like — protein MKLSNKFLVFLFILQTLFLATQANASNKRIFREYIGANFKNIKFTDVPINPNLDFHFILSFAIDYDTSSSSSPSPTNGNFNVFWDSDNLSPSHVLSIKRNHSNVKLALSLGGDTVGDSFAFFKPNSVNSWVSNAVSSLTQIIKKYHLDGIDIDYEHFQSDPQTFATCIGLLIQTLKKNKVISFASIAPYDDGEVQKNYLALWKRYSHFIDYVNFQFYAYDKETTVPQFLNYFKIQRLNYFGGKVLISFLTEGSGGLGPESGFFSACKMLKSQNLLYGIFVWCADNSKANDFLYEKQAQNLLASCN, from the coding sequence ATGAAACTCAGCAACAAATTTCTTGTATTTCTCTTCATTCTTCAAACTCTATTCCTTGCCACCCAAGCAAATGCATCAAACAAAAGAATTTTCAGAGAATACATAGGAGCAAATTTCAAGAATATAAAATTCACAGATGTTCCAATTAACCCTAATCTTGATTTTCACTTCATTCTTTCTTTTGCCATAGACTATGACACGTCATCTTCTTCATCCCCATCTCCTACAAATGGAAACTTCAATGTGTTTTGGGATTCAGACAATCTAAGCCCATCACATGTTTTATCCATAAAACGTAACCACTCAAATGTCAAATTAGCCCTAAGTCTTGGAGGAGACACAGTGGGTGATTCTTTTGCTTTCTTTAAACCTAATTCTGTCAATTCTTGGGTTTCTAATGCTGTCTCTTCTCTCACTCAAATCATCAAGAAATATCACCTGGACGGAATCGATATCGACTACGAACATTTCCAATCCGATCCTCAAACTTTCGCTACTTGTATCGGTTTGCTTATACAAACCCTGAAGAAAAATAAGGTAATTTCTTTTGCTTCCATCGCTCCGTACGATGACGGAGAAGTTCAGAAGAATTATCTAGCATTATGGAAGAGATATAGCCATTTTATTGATTatgtaaattttcaattttatgcgTATGATAAAGAAACAACAGTGCCTCAGTTCTTGAATTATTTCAAGATTCAGAGACTTAATTATTTTGGTGGTAAGGTTTTAATTAGCTTTCTTACTGAAGGAAGTGGTGGATTAGGGCCAGAGAGTGGGTTTTTTAGTGCTTGTAAAATGCTTAAGAGTCAGAATCTGCTTTATGGTATATTTGTGTGGTGTGCTGATAACTCGAAGGCCAATGATTTTCTGTATGAGAAGCAAGCACAAAATTTATTAGCAAGCTGCAATTAG